A genomic segment from Stenotrophomonas maltophilia encodes:
- a CDS encoding heme/hemin ABC transporter substrate-binding protein gives MSIVSRLRLCALPLAVSLALSACSGSSTPPDGQKAAEPPAATAAAETALPAGWQRVAGAEMPAVHDQKAVLPAKVHSDDGADIEVVDTGRIIAGGDDVIAVIEALGLGKQVFAAPTNTTTQAGLAAPHQFLFNRTTGVEGVLSLQGSLFLGNSLRRHTELAKKLREVGEPAVVIDDLQPAPDKVRKVAAALGLAEAGQALATQVQRQLDEAAAIGKGLGHAPRVIHVSATGAGGSPTVAGADSASAQLIALAGGVNIGTEAGVKNYSQLSNEGVVAAAPEVILVTEHDLQLFGGAEGLWKAYPTLKQTPAGQANRVWVMPDVQLKYTSVGSGAGALALAKALAALPKA, from the coding sequence ATGAGCATCGTGTCCCGTCTGCGCCTGTGTGCGCTTCCGTTGGCTGTTTCGCTGGCGCTGTCTGCCTGCAGTGGCTCGTCGACGCCGCCTGATGGCCAGAAGGCCGCCGAGCCGCCCGCCGCAACGGCCGCTGCGGAAACCGCGCTGCCGGCAGGCTGGCAGCGCGTGGCCGGTGCCGAGATGCCGGCGGTGCATGACCAGAAGGCGGTGCTGCCGGCCAAGGTGCATTCCGATGACGGCGCCGATATCGAGGTGGTCGATACCGGTCGCATCATTGCCGGTGGCGACGACGTCATCGCGGTGATCGAGGCGCTGGGCCTGGGCAAGCAGGTATTTGCCGCGCCGACCAACACCACCACCCAGGCCGGCCTGGCCGCGCCGCACCAGTTCCTGTTCAACCGAACCACTGGCGTGGAGGGCGTGCTGAGCCTGCAGGGCTCGCTGTTCCTCGGCAACAGCCTGCGCCGCCACACCGAGCTGGCCAAGAAGCTGCGCGAAGTGGGCGAACCGGCGGTGGTCATCGATGACCTGCAGCCAGCGCCGGATAAGGTGCGCAAGGTCGCCGCCGCACTAGGGCTGGCCGAGGCAGGGCAAGCACTGGCCACGCAGGTGCAGCGCCAGCTCGACGAGGCTGCAGCGATTGGCAAGGGCCTGGGCCATGCGCCACGAGTGATCCACGTGTCGGCTACCGGCGCCGGTGGCTCACCGACTGTTGCCGGTGCCGACAGCGCCTCGGCGCAGCTGATCGCGCTGGCTGGCGGCGTCAACATCGGCACCGAGGCGGGGGTGAAGAACTACTCGCAGCTGAGCAACGAAGGCGTGGTTGCTGCGGCACCGGAGGTGATCCTGGTGACCGAGCATGACCTGCAGCTGTTCGGCGGTGCCGAAGGCCTGTGGAAGGCGTACCCGACGCTGAAGCAGACCCCGGCCGGGCAGGCCAATCGGGTCTGGGTGATGCCGGATGTGCAGCTGAAGTACACCAGTGTCGGTTCCGGTGCTGGCGCGCTGGCGCTGGCCAAGGCCCTGGCGGCGTTGCCGAAGGCATGA
- a CDS encoding FecCD family ABC transporter permease: MNPADRRRRRGRTMLLVALLALLGAVLASFAVGPLRLPPLEVMQALAVKLGLLDPQAVSSRDLAVVWQLRIPRALLGAMVGASLAMAGASLQGLFGNPLADPGIVGVSQGAALGAVAAIVLGAAGAAGWLVPVAAFAGGALAIGLTYALARPGKGSGNATLLLVGIAMAAFCSALIGFLTYIASESELQSLVFWQMGSLARANWADVAAVVPLFAIGVFALQRLATPLDMLALGERQAQHLGLDVTRTRRRLVAFSALLVGAAVAFAGSISFVGLVVPHVARLLVGPGHRWLLPLSGLLGALLIVVADTAARTLDPPAEIPLGLFSAALGAPFFLWLVLQQRRKAAP; encoded by the coding sequence ATGAATCCGGCGGATCGGCGCCGCCGTCGCGGGCGGACGATGTTGCTGGTGGCGTTGCTGGCACTGCTGGGGGCAGTGCTGGCGTCGTTCGCCGTGGGTCCGTTGCGGTTGCCGCCGCTGGAGGTGATGCAGGCGCTGGCGGTGAAGCTGGGCCTGCTCGATCCGCAGGCGGTCAGCAGCCGCGACCTGGCCGTGGTCTGGCAGCTGCGCATTCCGCGTGCCCTGTTGGGCGCGATGGTCGGTGCGTCGCTGGCGATGGCCGGTGCCAGCCTGCAGGGCCTGTTCGGCAATCCGCTGGCCGACCCTGGCATCGTCGGTGTCAGCCAGGGTGCTGCGCTGGGTGCGGTGGCCGCCATCGTGCTGGGTGCTGCCGGTGCGGCCGGCTGGCTGGTGCCGGTGGCCGCGTTCGCTGGCGGTGCGCTGGCGATCGGCCTGACCTACGCACTGGCCCGGCCCGGTAAAGGTTCGGGCAACGCGACGCTGTTGCTGGTCGGCATCGCGATGGCTGCGTTCTGCTCGGCACTGATCGGGTTCCTTACTTACATCGCCAGCGAAAGCGAACTGCAGTCGCTGGTGTTCTGGCAGATGGGCTCGCTGGCGCGTGCCAATTGGGCCGATGTGGCAGCCGTGGTGCCGTTGTTTGCGATTGGCGTGTTTGCGCTGCAGCGACTGGCCACGCCGCTGGACATGCTGGCGCTGGGGGAGCGCCAGGCACAGCACCTCGGGCTGGATGTCACCCGCACGCGTCGTCGCCTGGTGGCGTTCAGTGCGCTGCTGGTGGGCGCGGCGGTGGCCTTTGCCGGCTCGATCAGCTTCGTTGGCCTGGTGGTGCCGCACGTGGCGCGCCTGCTGGTCGGCCCCGGGCATCGCTGGCTGCTGCCGTTGTCCGGCCTGCTCGGTGCGCTGCTGATCGTGGTGGCCGACACCGCCGCACGCACGCTTGATCCACCCGCGGAGATTCCGCTGGGCTTGTTCTCGGCCGCGCTGGGCGCACCGTTCTTCCTCTGGCTGGTGCTGCAGCAGCGCCGCAAGGCGGCCCCATGA
- a CDS encoding heme ABC transporter ATP-binding protein gives MSVLLKLHEVVVRRQQREILHGISLAFEPGTVTALVGPNGAGKSTLLAVAAGDLRADVGEVSLLGKPLASYKAGPLARERAVMPQEHGVRFAFSVEEVVAMGRLPHPPDPRVDDAQVEAAIDAAELQALRLREVQQLSGGESARTTFARVLAQDTPLLLLDEPTAALDLRHQERTLRSVRACAEAGACVIVVLHDLNLAAGYADRIVLLEQGRVAADGTPLQVLTEDNLQRVYQQDVVVLEHPRRGVPLVVVT, from the coding sequence ATGAGCGTGCTGCTGAAGCTGCACGAGGTGGTGGTGCGCCGCCAGCAGCGCGAGATCCTGCATGGCATCTCGCTGGCGTTCGAGCCGGGCACGGTGACCGCCCTGGTTGGCCCGAATGGCGCGGGCAAATCCACGCTGTTGGCGGTGGCTGCCGGTGACCTGCGTGCCGACGTGGGTGAGGTGAGCCTGCTGGGCAAGCCCTTGGCCAGCTACAAAGCGGGGCCGCTGGCACGCGAGCGCGCGGTGATGCCGCAGGAGCACGGCGTGCGTTTCGCCTTCAGCGTGGAGGAAGTGGTGGCGATGGGGCGGTTGCCGCATCCGCCGGATCCGCGTGTGGACGACGCGCAGGTGGAAGCCGCAATCGATGCCGCCGAACTGCAGGCCCTGCGCCTGCGCGAGGTGCAGCAGCTCTCCGGTGGCGAGTCCGCCCGCACCACGTTCGCGCGGGTGCTGGCGCAGGACACGCCGCTGCTGTTGCTTGATGAGCCGACGGCCGCGCTGGATCTGCGGCACCAGGAACGCACGCTGCGCAGTGTGCGCGCCTGTGCCGAGGCCGGCGCGTGCGTGATCGTGGTGCTGCACGACCTGAATCTGGCCGCCGGCTATGCCGACCGCATCGTGCTGCTGGAGCAGGGCAGGGTGGCGGCCGATGGCACGCCGCTGCAGGTGCTCACCGAAGATAATCTGCAGCGGGTCTACCAGCAGGATGTGGTGGTGCTGGAGCATCCGCGCCGTGGAGTGCCGCTGGTGGTGGTGACCTGA